The Globicephala melas chromosome X, mGloMel1.2, whole genome shotgun sequence genome contains the following window.
TGAACAGAATACTGCACACGTGATGCAATGTCACTTCCCAGGCTAGGTTATACAGACTGTGACTTCTGACCTGCTGGCACTCCccctgcctctcttcctggcACATTCTCTCTTGCTTGCTCTGACGAAGCTGGCTGTCATGTTGTGAGAGGCTCTATGAAGAGGTCCACGTGGCAAGGAACCAAGGGAGGCCTCTGGCCAGCAGCTCATGAGGGACTGAGACCTCAGTCCAACAACCCACAAGGAACTGCTTCCTGCCAACAACCACAGCAGTGAGTCTGGAAGCCAGTCCTTCCCAGTTGAGCCTTAAGATGACTGCAACCTTGTGAGAGACCTGGGGCCAGAGGGCCCTGCTAAGCTGTGCCAGGATTCCCAGCCCCCAGAAACTGTGAAGTTACGTATGTGTCTTGTTTTAAGCAGTAGTTACGGGCTAACTTGTTACGCGGCCATAGGTAACTAATACAGGCAGGGGTCAGAACAAGTGAAAAGTGGGAACTATGATAGACACTGCCCAGGGAGAAGTAGCTGAACTGAGTGACTGACAAGACTGTAGGAGATGAGAGAGACATCATGGGGATTTTGagaagagcacgggctctggagcaaGCCTGCCTGCCTTCAAGTTGCTCCTGGGCCTCTCGCtaactgtgtgactctgggcgAGTCATTTCaacactctgagcctcagttacttCGTCTGTAAAACGGGGATGGTAAGAGTAACTACCTGACACGTCTCTGACAGTTTCATTTAGGACCTGCCTCAGCACCTGGTGCAGGGGTGGATGGCACGCTGCCGCTGCCCAGCAGACGTTTGCTGTGACACTTCTAGAAGGCTCGGTGTGCAGCCTCATGCCAGCTGGGAGAAAATTTAAATGCTTCAGTGCCATTTCCTTGCATCCTATGAAGGCTTCACTGGTCCTGGGTGAGGGGACGTGCCTCACAGCCCAGTTCTGTGTGATTCTGACTCGTCTGCCCTGGTTCCTTCCCCTGGCGGCACCTTGTGGGTGAACTTTTCTCCCAGGGAAGCTAAGCAACCTGCACAGGAACTGAAACCCTAACCTTGACCTCATGAATACTGCGCTTCGACTGCGCAGAGTAAGTTGGCTTCAATAGACTTTTCCAGAGTGAAGTCCACTCTCAAAGAGGGCTACAGCCTGGATCTGCCTCCAAAGGCGGCTCTCAATACATGAAACGTGGTTCTTATTTCCAAAACCAAGGGACGCAACCAGAGATGAGACCGGCTTACCTGTCTGGGCAGAGAAGGCATGGAATCCGAGGCCACCGACCGCTGAACACGCTGCGGCTGCTGCGTCACGTGCTGCAGAAGGAACGAAGCGGCGTccggctgctgctgcagctgcaggCTGGCTGTGGCCGTGGACGAGGCCGTGGCAGAAGAGGCCGGCGTCAGCGTCGGCTGCTGCAGGTAGTGGAGCAGGGCAGGCTGCCGAGACGCGGCGGGCACCGAGGGCATCTTCGGGGGGCCCGGCTCAGAGACGAAATGTGACAAGGGCTTGGTGTGGCCGAAAGGAAAAGGCTCCGGGGCTCCCGGGCTGGGGGCGGCCAGCCCCTGCTGCATGATCAGGCTCAGGGTTCTGGGCGAGCTGGTGGCCATGGGCTTGAGGAGGGTACTGGCTGGCGGAGGCGGAGGTGGCGGCAGCTGCAGCTGCGGCTGCTGCGGGCCGAGCGGattgctggtgggagtgagaCTCCGGATCAGGGGGCACTGTGGGGTGAAGGACTGCTGCGGCAGCCCGGGGCTGGACAGCTTCTCTGGGCGGTAGGGAGTGGAGGGCCCCGGGTTGCTGGTGGGCAGAGTGGATATCAGGTGCCCTTGAGGCTGTTTGATGGTGGAGGACACCAGGTTGGCAAGGATGGAGGGCTGCGGGCTGAACTGCGGCTGCTGCTGGAGCGCGGGGCTGGGGAGCTTCTCGGGGGCATAGGTCATGGCCGGCCCCAGGGCAGCGCCGCTGCTGGGCGCCACGCTGGACAATAAGGCATTGGGAGAGCCCTGCAGAGCGCTCGCCGGCAGGCTGCTCGATGACATGCAGGACACCATGAGGCCCTGAGGGCTGAACGGCTGCAGCGGCTGTGGTGAGGGCAGCGGGCGGTAAGGCGGGGAGAGGCCGGGAAGAGGCAGGCCGGACCAACTGGGAGCGGGGCCCTGCTGCTTCGTACTACAGCCCTGCTTGCTGGCCGCCAGCACCTTCAGCTGGTGGGCGTGATGCCACTGAGGCACCGGGAGCGGTGGCAAGGCAGCCGCAGGGAGCGGCGCCTGGACCTGGCTCTTGGCCTGTGCTGTTGAAGAACTGGGGGAGACCATCTGCTTACTGGTGGAGGGAATGACGTAGCTGATCCCCGCAGAGGAGGGTGGGATTTGAAGCGACACCCCCGGGACCTGGCTGCAACTTGAAGCGAAGTCCTTGCTGGAACCAAGGCTCTCCAAGTGTGGCATCTGAACCGCAGGCTTGGGAGTCACGCCTAGGGTTGCCGGGGGGTGATCTAAGACCAGCGGTTCTTCCGGCTTGCTCCCCAGGATTTTTTCAAGGTCGAGCTCACTCGGAGAAGGTTCTTGAATTTTTGTTAGCTCCTCCAGCAGATCTTGAAGCTCCTGGTCCACAGCAGGCACAGTGTTGGTCTTGTCATAGTAAGAAAGAGGGGGGCCTTTCAGTCCCATTTCCGCAGTTGGTGGTACCACAAACGGTGAGCCCATTACGCTGCCGTTCATGGGGTTATTTTCGAGAAGTAATGAATGACCAGCCGCTCCCATCGCTGCAGAGCCAGGGTTCATGGGTAACGCAGGAACCTGCAGCTCTGCACAGGCTGTGCTGGGATGATGGGCGCCGGGGCCCATCGAAAGCGTGACGTCTTCAAGGCATGGTCTCTTAATTTTATTAGGGTAACCTCCTTCGGCCATGCCTGAAAGCTGGAAAGtttctccttcctgcctcctcttAATGGTTCCCTGTGGctggaagagaaaagagggatgggaaggaagggagggagggagggagggaggggggagagagggagggagggagagggaaggggggaggcagAGGAATGTTTATAAAGGCTTGGCACATTAAAGCTATTGAACAGGAAACTTGCAAGATAAAACAGATCTCTCAGTTTCAAGACTTAGAAAGAGTTGTCAAAACTATACAATACAGCCTATTTTTAGAACCATGATGCTTGTTGTTTTGTTGCTGTCTTTCATTTAGACTGTTGCGTTACAGTTCAAATAAAGCATTATGCTGTCTCTACACCAAACACTACAGAAAGTCACGCGAAGGATATTCTCTGCCCACTTAAAGGAGCTTTCAGCGGAACTATGCAGACATTGGAGGGCAAAGGAGAATCGCTAAGAAACTTGCAATTCCCACCTGTCTACTGctaacctgatttttaaaaaggaaaagcgtGACGTAGACGTTgaacttttaggttgcttccctgtctcgGTTAAATGCATCAGGCTCTAGTGAGTGAGAAAATGGGATAAAGCAGAGGCTTTGGAGGAGTGAAGTAGATCTGGCGTGTTCTTTTGGGCAGCTGTCTGAGAGACACTGTTTGGAGCGTGACACAACTGCGTAACAGTCACTATAGCacggttccattgatctgtacacacacacacacacacacacacacacgtgcatacacatatacacacatttctACGAGTGCACAAAAACACCTTGGAAGAAAGTATATGCAACTCTTTGGAGTAGTCGTCTTTTGGGGGTGACTGGAAACTCactttctgttctctgtatttttctataGAAGCTTGTTTTTAATGGAATGACTTACACTCCTCCACCAAAAAAGTATAAAGCTATCTAATTAAGAAATGCCTCTGTGCAGATGTATCCTCAGGTCGGGGAGATAGGAAACAACAGGAAAGGGCCCCGATCTGTGATCTGCACTGGGGGAACTGCCCGCCATTTATAAAAGCCTAGCCTTTGGGAACAAATCAAAGAAGTTACTGATGCAGTATTTCCTACACTTTCAAGGCTTCATACAGTCATCCGTGGCTGTCTTGTAAATGACCATGACCTGCAGTGAAGGGGAAGGGAGTGGAGCGCAGGATTATGTGTGGGAGGAGATGGGCTTGGAAATCGCCTAAAGGCCAGCGCTCTACCAGATCCATTTCCCCTGAAGCACTTTTGCACGAAGAAACCTCTTTCCAGCTTTGAAGTCTTACTGGGACATCCGGTGCGGATCCTCTGACGTCCCCTTACGCTTGCCTCACTGGAGGGTCAAGGCGTGCGCGAGGGCCACCTACTAGCACGACAGTGCTCATGACTCTTACAGCAGAGTGAACGTCAAGAGATCCCCTAGggctgcacatctggagccttgGCAGCCATCAGATGCACTTAGAAACCCCCAGATTCCCAGGCTCTCCTACCACAGCTGACCTGCTTCAGTCTCCTCCGGGCCGGGGCCCAGGAACCCAAGGTTTGTTACGGCTCCCTGGCTGGCTCTCAGTGGACTGCCAGCTTGAGAGCACGGGTGCAGGCAGGATGGCCTAGGGCCCTGGTCCCGAGGCAGACGCAACCACTACGTATTGGCCTCCGCACAGAATCTCTTgagttctgtttcttcatttgtaaaatgagcgTCATTTCAGTTCTCATCTCATGATGCTGCTTGGACTATTACACGAAACGGGACGGATTCCGTGGTACCTAGAGGACCCTCATTAACTAGTATCTGGCATTACAGAGGGCAGATCCGGAAGTGCTCTGGGAGTCCAACCCTGGCCTTTAAAGACAGGGAGGGACCCTGAGACCCTGGGATGGGCAAGGCTTGCCCCGAGCGGCTCAGCTAGAGGGCCCCAGGGCCTGCCACCGTCACTCGGCTGTTCCCCGACCCGCAGCCTCCATCCTCCCCCACTGACCGCCCCATCCCCGCAGAAAGGGCTCCCCCTCTCTTAGCGAGGGGACGTGCCTACTTCTCTGCCTTTCCTTGTGAGATGTCCACCACCCGGCCAAGGGCACTTTGAGGGGCAGGTCCGCCACCAGATTCATCTGAGGTCTGACTACCACCGGGCAGGCaggaaggggttggggggtgaGGTCGAGTAGGCACAGGAAGAGGTCTCTCCAGTCATCTGCTCCACTCTCCCGCCCAGGAGCGCTCACTAGGTATTTGGCCCacggcaggtgctcagtaaacagaaGCTGAATGAATCCATGGACCAATGAACACAGATGACTCAGCGCCCAGCGAGCTCTGCCTCGTGTTTTCCTGGCCGTTCATTCAATCAATCATGGGCCACAGAGAAGTCACTGCATTTCAGGCTGAAATTTGGTCTCTTCTACGCTCTCCCAAAGACTTAAATCCATTATATTGAGAACAGAAATGTCTAAAATGGATCAGTAAGGAACGACTCAGTGTGGGCTTTACATAGGATCCCCTGCCGGGGTCTGAGCTGGCGATGGCCGTGCCCAAGGCGCTGCTCGTGATGTCTTGGACTCGAGGAGAGTTTACTGCCAGTGAAGTCTGCATAGGACCAGGCGGGGGAAGGATGGgcttgggggatgggagggagggcaggagctgTGAGTTGGACCGGCCTGGACTCCCTGGCAGATACTAGGGCTTTCATTTAATTGTTGGTCTGCCATTATCCCGTTGGGACTAAGGTGGTAGGAGGTGGGGAAGGTGGGACATGACCCCCAGATGCTAAAGTTAATACTGGGAACCACTGGCGAAGGAAAAGGGTCTCCAGCCCTCTGAAGTGAGAGTGTGTGCCCCCGACTTTTCAGGCCCTCAACCCCACAGCGGACCCCAGGATGCCCCTGCGAGGTGCTGGGGGCTGCCGTGCTGCTGGTGGACACCATCTGCTGGAGCAGGTGCTACCCTCGCTGTGCCAAGCCTGCAGCCGGACGCCGCTGGTGCTAGCTTCCCTGAATGCTGTGGGAGGCTCCCTAGTCGGCGGGCAGGCTGGCCTTGCtatccctgggggtgcagtgggggGTGCTGGTTGACGCCACAGTCTCAgcggtggggcaggcaggagcctcTTCCTAGCTTTGCTTTCTCCATGGACTAAACGAGACTCCACTTTGCTAGAGGCTGCAGCTCTGCAGTTCGGATTTCACTGGGGAGGGCTTTCAACAGATTGCCTAAAGTACCTTGGCCGGATGGCCAGATCCCCAGGCAAGCCTAAGCAAGCCGAGGGGAGGCGGCTGTGTTGACATCTACTACGAGTTCATTTCGCCCCTAGACCCAGGCTGCTGCCACCACCGAGGTCAGCCTGTCTGGGCTGTTGGGCTTGACTGAACCCCGTGGCCACCCTTCTAGATCAAGTGCAGCAGAGAGCTTGCTACCCCGGAATGACTTCCCCTCTCAGCATCACGTTGGTGGTGGCAGGTCCCCACCAAACTTCCAGACCCTTCTCAACAGCTTTACCTATGTGCCGTTTTCCAGTCTCTGTGGACTCTGTACAGCGAGCTATGGGTCCCACCTCCCGGCCAGCCCCTACTTCCTTCAGGCCTTGTACTACACGTGACCCTGCCCACTCACTGGGagaacatttgttttttgtttttttttaccataagtgAATCAGTAGCCACTAGCAGGATTGCTAGACAACACACGTCAACCTTCACTTTTTACAGAAAACAGAATGGGTGGTGATTTGCTTGTGGTCCCACGGCTAGTTAGGGGCCAACACCAACACTAGACCCCAGGAGGGCCAGCCCTCACAGGTCCGGGCAGTGGTAGGGCGGGGAAGGGGAGTGAGGGACGGTATCCTGGTGTCTTTTAGAAAGGAATGACTTTATCTCCATGCACCAGTGCTGGCGGAGTCCCATTTCATAATCGGGCAGACAAAGCCACCAATGTGATCCCCACGACCTTATAAACATTcattaaaatgcatttcaaagCATGTgatgccttccccaccccctaaataatgagaaaacaaaggcaacCCTTCTGATAGAGGCCAAGTTCAGCTCTGAAGTCAACATTATTTCTGGTTCTGTCTGAACAATGACATATGGCAATTCTTCCCTTTCTACAGTTTTTTAGTCCAGAATGGCAAAAAGGGCAAAGCTTTCTTGGGAAAGGGTCTAGATTACAAGAGTACAGTCCAGGCTCAGAAAATGGGCATAAGGAGAAGAACATATATAACTCTTTCCAAAGAAGTCTGGCAGTTGCTATAAACACTTGATTTTGAACTCTAGCTGGAAGTTTATCACAGACATCTACAAAAGGCCAGCAAAATTATGCACAGTCCCTCCTGGGTAAGAATGCAGGAAGCCGAAGGTGTGCAGGACAGATTGGCTCAGGGAGCCtcgtttttccctccagagagcCCCGGGCAAGATTGTCCAAAAGCTGGAAACTGCCTGTGGTGTATTTAGTCTCCCCTTCCTCTGTCAGTAGCGCCTCCTGCGGTGCAGCCCCGGCCaatctgcttctgcttctgcttctctcaGTGTCTCTCACACGAGCCCACCCATGCTCCATCAACACCTTTCCTCGGTACTGTTACACATGCTCCCTGGGAGTTTCCAAGAAGCTCACGCTGGCCAACTAGCTGTGATTTCAAGCCCTCTGAGACAGGAGTGTTCCCCGGTAGACTTGCTCAGAAGAAAGGAGAACAGATGAGACACGATGCAGCAGGACTGGGTTTGCAGGAAGAGAgacaaggagggaaggagggagagagagggaatctGCCTGCGTGTAGACATGGGATCAGATGAGCACCGACAACTGCCTGTACTTGAGCTGGTGTATCATTTGCACGGTTGTTTTTCAGAACGAAGTCCCCACAAACTGGTCTTTCTGTAGAACAAACAGGACTTTCAGCATTTCCAGAATTGCAAGATCTGAGGTTCTGGAGAATCCCAGGGTGGATGGGAACTGCAGGGAATCCTGACTGGCTTCAAGAGGAGTCGGTTTGTCTCAGGAATGAATCTCTGCTAACAGGTGGTTTGGAGCAAGAATCTCACCCTAGAAAGAGGGGATATATTGGCGCCCTGGGCTTGCCCCGAAGTGACAGAGGCTGCACGTGCTGCAGGTAGAGGCgggctgggctggagggaggagcaTTGGAGTAGGCACCAAAAGACCTGATGGAAGCCCTAGCTCCTCCATCTGCTGTAtgactgtgggcaagtcactCCCCCTCTATGAGCCTCaagttttcttctgtaaaatgagtccTCGGCCTGCCCTGGGTGCCTCACAGCATCTTTGAGGAGTGCACGTCAGAAGCAGTCACTGTCACTGATGTCACTCTCCAGGCCCTGGGTCCCCAGGCTGCCCCAGTGCCCTCCAGTGTGGGCCTCGGCTTGCTCTCTGGCAAATAAGGACACATGCTCTAGAATCGGGACATGGGGTGAGAGTGGAGAGAGACGAGCAGCCTGGCGCTGATGGCATCAACCTGACGGCCAGCGGTGCTGCCTGTAAAATTCCACCTTCTGCTGTTCGCCATCGCCCACCACTCTGGGCTCCACCACACTGTCTGCACCCTCAGGCTTCCCAACATGAGGGCTGTGGCTTCAACAAGCTTCAACCAGAGCGGCCCCAACAAATGCAGAGATGAGCAGACCTGGGGGTTTTTGAGAACTGTGTTCTCCCTTTCTGTAGTGTAGACATACCAGCTGGAAGAACTGGCGACTCTAAGAATGGCCCCAAACAGATAGATGCATGTGGACTTAATGGGCTCGTAATTCAGCGGTTCCACCCCGAGACACCTCCAAGTGTTCCGTCATTGACCAGGCGTTCCTTGAGTGCGAGCCTGGCACTCCTAGAGGCCGTCAGAACTGCCAGGCCCTTAGTGACGGGCTGGTCCCTCCCATTCACGTGAGGGCTCATGAGGCTGAGAGCCAGGAAGAGATGTGCCCGTGGGCCTGACTGCCAGGTTAGCCTCTTTCCACTGGAAGAAACCCTGCCCCCGTTTCCTCCAAAGGCCTTCCCATGTAGCATCATTAGTGGGATAAAGACGACCACTtcgggggagaaggggaagatggAGTTGGTTTCAAGCACCTGCATTTGATGAGGTTGGCTGAGAGACCAAGCAGGCACTGCCTGTGGAGCCAGGCTAGAAGCTGAAGGTCAAAGGCGAGGGCATTGTCCCAGCCCAGATGAGTCTGTCTGTGCAGGACTCAGGGTAACAGGGGTCATCTGTGTTTCACCTGAATTAGGCTGACGCACCAGGAAACATGCAGGGAAGAGGAAGAGCGAAGGCAGAGCCGAGGTTGGAGACCACCAGGGCCACTGGGCAGACCTGGGTTTCTATATATGAAAAGGGCAGAAGGGCCCTCGGAGTTCATTTAAGCCCAACTTTCTCACTTCTCCCAGGGCTCTGCTTCTAAGTATTGATACCTTGTGGTGTGACCTCTCATAGGTCCCGaccccactctgagcctcagtttccccacccacACAGTGAATGGGTCCCAGCTTTGGTAAGCTGATGCTATGACTTTCTTTCTGCTCCTGCAGAGAGAAGATGAATGCTCTTGTCCCCCACCCAAGAGGGCCTCTCTCCCCGGGGTGCAGATAGGCCAAGGAGAGCCTCGTGGTTCACAAGCGTCCTTGCCATGGGCAGGAGGTGTACATCACCTCCAATTCCAGACGATGTTAAAGAAAGCACAACTTGCCCCAGACCAGCTGGGGTCAAATTATGATCTTCCCCAAATAGCTCTCCACGCCCTCTGCTTCGTGGGGATTGAAGCTAGACGATGCGAGGCACCCACTTTATGAAAGGGAATGTAAGGTTCAGAGAACAAAATTACGTCCCAGGCTTCGTAAGGTTCGAAGGCCAGTCCTGAAGCTTAAGCAGAAGGGGACTTTGCTTCTGCCTGTGTCCCAACAACGGGCTAAATAAAATGGCGACAGGCTTTAGACCATGGCAGGAAGTTCCCTGCATGAGAAACCCAACAGCTGTGTAGGTGGGGGAAGAATCCAGAGACACCCGGTTAGTCCGGTGTATTCTGGAGGTCACGTGCTTACTGAATAAGCACATTTTAGTGGCTAGGTGCCAACTTCTGGCTCTAAAATACACTAATGGCCTGCAAATGTACGCACCCTAGTTAGCAGACCTTTGAGTAAGGCTGCTTGAGCTCTGATGCCACAGAagcagaggctgggaggggaCATGGGCTAAGGAGCTTCAGGTCAGTGCAGAGACCCTCCCCATGGTCTAGGTCCtctcttttttccagctttactgaggtatgatcGACAGCTCAAAATTATATGTATTGAAGTACAACGTGATTTTCTGAAAAGCGTGCAACGTGACGATTTAACATATgcatacactgtgaaatgactTAGGTCCTCTCTTTTTGAAATTGAGGCAAAATTCGCAGAGCATGAAATTAAGCTTTTgcaagtgtgcaattcagtggccTCTGGTacattcacagtgctgtgcaGCCAAGATGGGGAGCGTTGAGGCCACCCCACAAATTTGTGACCAGAATCACGTGAGCTTAGAGGTGGAAAGTgcgcatagtgcctggcatggtGTTCGTACCAAGTAAATAGTCTCTCTCTTTCCACTCTCGAAAATGCAAACACATTCTTGGTGGTCCTAAAATAGCCTGTAACATAGTTACTCAGCGGCATTTGCCATTCAAGGCAGATCTGCCTTTACTCATTGGCTGCATTCCTGAACAGCTGTGTGCAAGGCTAACTTTCGTCAACCAAATCATAATAAAATGCAACGAGAATCTGCCATGGAAAGGAAATCCTTTTATGAAGTTAAGATCTCTCATCCAGACCTATCTGGCTTAAAGCTGTAGTCCTCGGAGGCACTGGCCTTCCTTGTAAGGAACCCTAGCTTAATTCTGGCCACAAACACATGGTGATGCCCCACAGCCCCAAATCCCACAGCAACAAGAGTAGATTACACACTGTGTGTGGAAGGTGTCTGCGATTACATCAGGGAGCATGTCATAGAACCTGAAAAATtgcccctgtgtgtgtgtctgtgtgtgtgtgatggtggtggtggagatggtgctgatggtggagatggtggtggtggtggaggtggtggtggtagaggTAGTGGTGGTGGAGATGGTGTTGGTGtaggagatggtggtggtggtggtggtggtgatgctgttggtggtggaggtggtgatgctggtggtggaggtggttggtggtgatggtgttggtgGTAGAGGTAGTGGTGGTGGAGATGGTGCTGGTGTAGGAGATGGtgttggtggtggaggtggtggtggtggagatggtGCTGGTGCAGGAGATGGtgttggtggtggaggtggtgatgctggtgggggaggtggttggtggtgatggtgttggtgGTAGAGGTAGTGGTGGTGGAGATGGTGCTGGTGTAGGAGATGGtgttggtggtggaggtggtggtggtggagatggtGCTGGTGCAGGAGATGGtgttggtggtggaggtggtgatgctGGTGGGGGAGGTGGTTGGTGGTGATGCtgttggtggtggaggtggtgatgctggtggtggaggtggttGGTGGCGATGGTGCTGGTGGTGGATGTGGAGGGGTAGTGATGCTGGTATTGGTAGTGGCCGGAGTGCTGACAGTCAAGGGGCTACTCCTACAGAGTGATTCCTTCTTGCTCCACCTCACTGTAAGAAGCTGCCCTGAGTGGGCCGGAGAAAGAGGACTCGCCCTGAATGTGTTATTAACAGAGACCTCAAAACTGTCTCCTTGCCATCATTCGTAATTACTTTTTTCTCACTCGGAAAATTGAAGCTGAATTACCGGTGAAAACACAGGAGAGTTTTGTTTGTTAAAATGCTGCCAATAAAGTAATTTTATGTCAGATTTAACTACAGGAAAGGGCAAGGCATTTCTAAGTTCCTTGGCTGTCATGTGGCTTAAAAACATAGGATGGACAGCACTTTGCTACCGTGCACTTAGCTCTTTGAAGCCATATATTCAGAAGGCAGATGTTGGATGTTGGTGTTTGGGGGCTGACTTCCTGGAGGTACTTTATATAGGCTAAGTTCATTGTTCTAAAGCCCAAAGGCTTgacttaaaggagaaaaagaggcaagaaaatgttgAGATTTTCTGACAGCGTCACACAGACAGCCCTAACACTAGACAACTTTATTGCCTcaagtttattttagaaaaggagGCAGCTAGCGAGTGGCACTGAGCACCTGTCCACTACAGAGATGGAGGCTTCTAACTGTGCAAAGCAGGGCTGTCTAGGGGGCCCAGAACAGAGATCCCCTCAGAATGAGCACATGCCGGGCGAGGAGCGGGGAACCAGAATGAGACGGAGCTGGAGTTCTAGTGGAACAGACGGTATAAAGACAGCAAGAACAAGAACAGAGTGAAGGAGCAGTGATGTGACAGAGTGGCCAGGAGAAGGACTCGGGGCAGAGCGCTCCAGGCAGGAGGGCAGAAGGGAGAGGCCCTGGGGGAAAGCTCTCGGCACGCTCCAAGAACGGGCAGGTGGCCACTGTGCTTGGTGCGCAGCGAGCCAGGGggacagccatggctcacggatgGACCCGCAGCCCTGGGAAGCGGGTGGACTGTCAGATGTCTGCGGTGGGAAACCACTGGGTGGGGGGTTATACCGAGGAGTGGTCGGCTCCATCTGTTTGTAAAAGGTCTGGCTGGGTGCtgatgggagagagaaagggataggTCCAGAGGGGGGTCAGGCCAGCTGTGGCACAGGAGAGGAAGCAGAATGCCTGGAGAGGTGCCAGGACCTGTGATTGTCCCTCAGGTGGCACAGAGCCGAGCACCCACTTATGGGAGGAAACTACGGCCTCAGAAAATATGATCCCAAACCCAGTGACCTAGATCAGGGGGTCGTCAACTTTCTGTAAAGACCCAAAGAGTAACTCTCTTAGGCTTTGCAGACCAAGTGGTCCCTGTTGCAACTCCAGATGATATGTTAATGACTAGGTATGGCTTGTGCTAATAAAACTTCATTTGCAAGAACAGGCTGCCCGGGGGGGACTTTACCAAGCCCTGACCTACAGCACAGGCTGAGCGCCTTCCCCAAGGCACAGAGGCTATTTCCAAATCGCCCCCCTCACACTGCAGGGGGCCACGTAGGCCTACTGTTCACAAGACAGTGGCAGGCAACATTTTCGGAGCTGAAAAGCTTCAAGATTTCTACCATCGTACAAGTTAGGTGACCATTTCTGAATGCACGAGGCACGTAGCAGTCTCAAACGCCACGTTTAACCTGCGCTTACGATGGTTATTATTACTGCCCATCTGTTGGGTGCGCCACGGGTTCCATGAAACAGGACACCGCCTCCTCCAGAATGCCTGGCCGTCTGCTTGCTCTTCCAGCCTTCGTATCCTCGTCAACAATTCGCACCTTGTCCAGCAGATGAAAGCACACCCTCCTCCCTCGGGCCTTCAAGGGTCTCTAGGATAACTCGGCCTCGAGCCCCACCCCTTCCAACCCAGGCCTCCACAACGCAGCTCTCAGAAGACTGGGGCTGTTTCCTCCTCATCTCTGCACCCCCGTAGCACCTAGTGTCGTGACAGGGCTC
Protein-coding sequences here:
- the MAMLD1 gene encoding mastermind-like domain-containing protein 1 isoform X10 — protein: MDDWKSRLVIKSMLPHFGMVGNRQEPRKLQESPQGTIKRRQEGETFQLSGMAEGGYPNKIKRPCLEDVTLSMGPGAHHPSTACAELQVPALPMNPGSAAMGAAGHSLLLENNPMNGSVMGSPFVVPPTAEMGLKGPPLSYYDKTNTVPAVDQELQDLLEELTKIQEPSPSELDLEKILGSKPEEPLVLDHPPATLGVTPKPAVQMPHLESLGSSKDFASSCSQVPGVSLQIPPSSAGISYVIPSTSKQMVSPSSSTAQAKSQVQAPLPAAALPPLPVPQWHHAHQLKVLAASKQGCSTKQQGPAPSWSGLPLPGLSPPYRPLPSPQPLQPFSPQGLMVSCMSSSSLPASALQGSPNALLSSVAPSSGAALGPAMTYAPEKLPSPALQQQPQFSPQPSILANLVSSTIKQPQGHLISTLPTSNPGPSTPYRPEKLSSPGLPQQSFTPQCPLIRSLTPTSNPLGPQQPQLQLPPPPPPPASTLLKPMATSSPRTLSLIMQQGLAAPSPGAPEPFPFGHTKPLSHFVSEPGPPKMPSVPAASRQPALLHYLQQPTLTPASSATASSTATASLQLQQQPDAASFLLQHVTQQPQRVQRSVASDSMPSLPRQTHVDKACKLGEARPPQVSLGRQPPSCQALGSESFLPGSSFAQELARVTSSYSTSEAAPWGGWDPKAWRQVPAPLLPSCDAVAREAEIRSYGNDP
- the MAMLD1 gene encoding mastermind-like domain-containing protein 1 isoform X4 produces the protein MDDWKSRLVIKSMLPHFGMVGNRQEPRKLQESPQGTIKRRQEGETFQLSGMAEGGYPNKIKRPCLEDVTLSMGPGAHHPSTACAELQVPALPMNPGSAAMGAAGHSLLLENNPMNGSVMGSPFVVPPTAEMGLKGPPLSYYDKTNTVPAVDQELQDLLEELTKIQEPSPSELDLEKILGSKPEEPLVLDHPPATLGVTPKPAVQMPHLESLGSSKDFASSCSQVPGVSLQIPPSSAGISYVIPSTSKQMVSPSSSTAQAKSQVQAPLPAAALPPLPVPQWHHAHQLKVLAASKQGCSTKQQGPAPSWSGLPLPGLSPPYRPLPSPQPLQPFSPQGLMVSCMSSSSLPASALQGSPNALLSSVAPSSGAALGPAMTYAPEKLPSPALQQQPQFSPQPSILANLVSSTIKQPQGHLISTLPTSNPGPSTPYRPEKLSSPGLPQQSFTPQCPLIRSLTPTSNPLGPQQPQLQLPPPPPPPASTLLKPMATSSPRTLSLIMQQGLAAPSPGAPEPFPFGHTKPLSHFVSEPGPPKMPSVPAASRQPALLHYLQQPTLTPASSATASSTATASLQLQQQPDAASFLLQHVTQQPQRVQRSVASDSMPSLPRQDYTGPRSACSHSAPLEWVAAAPFPAAAETELPAPSGHLLLLQEKQKSGLMAMIPEQRSAYLAQQMSQFQAVQDQVTSKCSRTKASSPPNQPMMPPGAALLQSALSPGMVPPARHQSREGVALMSPSPGKQHGTFSSSPPFPTPLRLSHNPAGSLGSTCRRTRIPKAAPTGVPLPGFCPSPLGSQPLSPHQLRQPCVPRVPTVLHNAAWVAAAAAAVSTAVLRGPPPRQAAHGIQQHFHSNSLFAKAPVRVPQGAPVFPSQQAVVSPSQVAPGGRPSQKVGAAPAGFSLLGHQSLRQSPLRGPVPVLHATKSLQQGMASFRPVSPIQGIEPPSYVAATAAAASTVAASPSPGPFNSVGSPPELPPYALLPQASLNDLISPPDCTEVDFIEALLKGPGVSPDEDWVCNLRLIDDILEQHAAAQTAAAQSAGHIPEQAGHIPQNVGEL